One Mycobacterium kubicae genomic window carries:
- the istB gene encoding IS21-like element ISMyma9 family helper ATPase IstB yields the protein MATTKRSPSAPGEADKLIAHQARLLKAPRIAAHYHRLAEQGREANWSLEDYLGAVLAVESNARAESGARQRIRYAGFPAIKTITDFDFTAQPGIDRAQIARLEAGGWLAEARNIVLLGPPGTGKTHLATALAIAAAHTGHRVAFAPATGWITRLAEAHRTNRLDAELRKISRYGLIVIDEVGYIPFDTEAANLFFQLVSTRYEKSSIILTSNLPFSRWGQVFGEATIASAMIDRIVHHADVIALKGASYRIKHTAIESLPSVEADRQADSTP from the coding sequence ATGGCCACCACGAAACGCAGCCCCTCGGCGCCGGGTGAGGCCGACAAGCTGATCGCCCACCAAGCTCGTCTGCTCAAGGCGCCGCGGATCGCCGCGCACTACCACCGGCTAGCTGAACAAGGCCGTGAAGCGAACTGGTCGCTGGAGGACTACCTCGGCGCCGTCTTGGCAGTGGAGTCCAATGCCCGTGCTGAATCCGGTGCCCGTCAACGCATCCGGTATGCCGGATTCCCAGCGATCAAGACGATCACCGACTTCGACTTCACCGCCCAACCCGGCATCGACCGCGCCCAGATCGCCCGCCTGGAAGCCGGCGGCTGGCTGGCCGAAGCCCGCAACATCGTGCTGCTCGGCCCGCCGGGCACCGGTAAAACGCATCTGGCCACGGCCCTGGCAATCGCGGCCGCCCACACCGGGCACCGGGTTGCGTTCGCCCCGGCCACCGGCTGGATCACCCGCCTGGCCGAAGCGCACCGCACCAACCGCCTCGACGCCGAGTTGCGCAAAATCTCCCGCTACGGGCTCATCGTCATCGACGAGGTCGGCTACATCCCCTTCGACACCGAAGCGGCCAACCTGTTCTTCCAACTGGTCTCCACCCGATACGAGAAATCGTCGATCATCCTGACCTCCAACCTGCCGTTCTCCCGATGGGGACAGGTCTTCGGCGAAGCCACCATCGCCTCAGCCATGATCGATCGGATCGTGCACCACGCCGACGTCATCGCCCTCAAAGGCGCCAGCTACCGCATCAAACACACCGCGATCGAATCCCTACCCTCCGTGGAAGCCGATCGTCAGGCAGACTCAACCCCGTAA